A region from the Gemmatimonadota bacterium genome encodes:
- the eno gene encoding phosphopyruvate hydratase produces MSSILDIQAREILDSRGNPTIEVDVTLQSGAAGRAAVPSGASTGEHEALELRDGDAKRYLGKGVTKAVRHVVEKIGPALRGRDALDQLGIDRAMIELDGTPNKGKLGANAILGVSMAVARAAAVQSGMPLYRYLGGPMARTMPVPLMNILNGGAHATNTVDFQEYMIVPVGAETFADALRMGAEVFHALKKVLVKRKLSTGVGDEGGFAPDLPNDEEALKVVIEAIEAAGYAPGKEIALALDCAASELFKGKQYTFKKSGGGTRDARGMVELYAKWLETYPIVSIEDGLAEDDWEGWALLTAQLGDRCQLVGDDLFVTNTERLARGIEGGVGNSILIKVNQIGTLTETLESIEMARAAGYLSVISHRSGETEDTFIADLAVGTGAGQIKTGSASRTDRVAKYNQLLRIEEQLGEAAEYPGGAIYGL; encoded by the coding sequence ATGTCCAGCATTCTCGATATCCAGGCGAGGGAGATCCTCGACAGCCGTGGTAACCCGACCATCGAGGTCGACGTGACCCTGCAGAGCGGCGCCGCCGGGCGGGCCGCGGTGCCCTCCGGTGCATCCACCGGGGAACACGAAGCCCTTGAGCTGAGAGACGGCGACGCGAAGCGGTACCTGGGGAAGGGGGTGACCAAGGCGGTTCGGCACGTGGTCGAGAAGATCGGCCCGGCCCTGCGTGGCCGCGATGCCCTGGACCAACTCGGGATCGACCGGGCGATGATCGAGCTGGATGGCACGCCAAACAAGGGAAAGCTGGGCGCCAACGCGATCCTTGGGGTGTCCATGGCCGTGGCGCGCGCGGCGGCGGTGCAGAGTGGGATGCCGCTCTACCGCTACCTCGGCGGCCCGATGGCGCGGACGATGCCCGTGCCGCTCATGAACATCCTGAATGGCGGGGCGCATGCGACCAACACCGTGGACTTCCAGGAGTACATGATCGTACCGGTGGGTGCGGAGACCTTTGCCGATGCGCTCCGCATGGGCGCGGAGGTCTTTCACGCCCTCAAGAAGGTGCTGGTGAAGCGAAAGCTGTCGACGGGGGTGGGCGATGAAGGGGGATTTGCGCCCGACCTGCCAAACGACGAAGAGGCGCTCAAGGTAGTGATCGAGGCGATTGAGGCCGCGGGATACGCTCCGGGCAAGGAGATCGCGCTGGCACTGGATTGCGCGGCGTCCGAGCTATTCAAGGGCAAACAGTACACGTTCAAGAAGAGCGGCGGTGGCACGCGCGATGCCCGCGGCATGGTGGAGCTGTATGCCAAGTGGCTCGAGACGTACCCGATCGTGTCCATCGAGGACGGGCTCGCCGAGGATGACTGGGAGGGCTGGGCGCTCCTCACCGCGCAGCTCGGCGACCGCTGCCAATTGGTAGGGGACGACTTGTTCGTCACCAACACCGAGCGTCTGGCGCGGGGCATCGAGGGGGGCGTGGGTAACTCGATCCTGATCAAGGTGAACCAGATCGGGACCCTCACGGAGACCCTGGAGTCGATCGAGATGGCGCGCGCCGCGGGCTATCTCTCGGTGATTTCCCACCGGAGCGGGGAGACCGAGGACACCTTCATCGCCGATCTGGCGGTCGGGACGGGGGCAGGGCAGATCAAGACGGGATCGGCGTCGCGGACCGATCGCGTGGCGAAGTACAACCAGCTCCTGCGCATCGAGGAGCAGCTTGGTGAGGCGGCCGAGTACCCGGGTGGCGCGATCTATGGCCTCTAG
- a CDS encoding septum formation initiator family protein, which produces MASSRAGRPARGARWLAGLAVVAALVFAVQGGEYSSVDLFRQRARADSLQHDVDSLQRDIDSLRSMQVSLRSDPVVQERIAREMYGMVRGDKEIVYRFIDDSARAKP; this is translated from the coding sequence ATGGCCTCTAGTCGTGCTGGCCGGCCCGCGCGCGGCGCGCGTTGGCTGGCCGGCCTCGCCGTGGTCGCGGCCCTGGTGTTTGCGGTGCAGGGCGGGGAGTACTCGTCGGTCGACTTGTTCCGTCAGCGGGCGCGGGCGGACTCCCTCCAACACGATGTGGATTCCCTGCAGCGCGACATTGATTCCTTGCGCTCGATGCAGGTGAGCTTGCGCAGCGACCCCGTGGTACAGGAGCGTATCGCGCGCGAGATGTATGGCATGGTGCGTGGCGACAAGGAGATCGTCTACCGATTTATCGACGACAGCGCGCGCGCCAAGCCTTGA
- a CDS encoding prepilin-type N-terminal cleavage/methylation domain-containing protein gives MRPRRGFSYIELLVVLTVIGIITRIAVPRMWEVRKRAQSRAAVADVRVVRDALLSHQTDRGAFPGEAPSGMIPSGLQSFLPAGFAFTRDDYTLNYEYWAASGPSPAMIGVAVETADSTLANEVRKLGASGLPHLLVGTRTVFILSGLDGVS, from the coding sequence ATGAGGCCACGACGAGGGTTCTCCTACATTGAGCTGCTGGTCGTGCTCACCGTGATCGGCATCATCACGCGTATCGCCGTACCGCGCATGTGGGAGGTCCGCAAGCGCGCGCAATCACGGGCCGCCGTGGCGGATGTGCGGGTAGTCCGGGATGCGCTCTTGTCGCACCAGACCGATCGCGGTGCCTTTCCTGGCGAGGCGCCATCGGGGATGATCCCCTCGGGCTTGCAGAGTTTCCTGCCGGCGGGGTTCGCGTTCACCCGGGACGACTACACCCTGAACTACGAGTACTGGGCAGCCTCGGGCCCCTCGCCCGCCATGATCGGTGTGGCCGTGGAGACCGCCGACTCAACCCTCGCCAACGAGGTGCGAAAACTCGGCGCCTCCGGGCTGCCGCATCTGCTCGTGGGCACGCGGACCGTGTTCATCCTCTCGGGCCTGGACGGCGTGAGCTGA
- a CDS encoding Ig-like domain-containing protein has product MVSALSLSAACGGDPPTNTAGVARVEVSPASASLKLGESRGLTALTYNAKGAIISVPVTWASSAPTLISVASTGVATAVAAGTATISATAGGKNAQVILTAERPRVARVVLGAGLPDEVLVGASISYRASPLDAEGTEALGWAPVWTVSDSSVARIDQTGLLRAVGAGVTNVRVQLDTATLTTSLRVRGSLDLRVTELVAAQVIQNDSGTVPMIRGGLPVLLSAFVAADAPLAPLAWLRASCADEVGVEQWKDSVRLESPLDAVPRTGSPAAQWLVPNARIGTGLTCHVVADPDARVPDPDRGNNRFPRLGGRGFTVTEVPPLDITFIPIVLGADGGVIGNVTAANVEQYLITTRQVLPLGQVNARVGAPFTTNVAFGGGQDAAWRSILREVEAKRQLDGYRGHYYGVIRPGAGITFVQFSGFGFISGRTAVSVQVGWFNRESAARETVAHELGHNFGRPHAPCGGPANPDPGYPFPEAEIGVAGWDAWSASTGGRGEYQSPATRDLMSYCRPLWISEYNYRKMMEGRSVLSSAGGGTGDRAVLVRGELGESPRLDAPFLVEAGDPSATVRGRGVRVEVLGADGAVVASGWLPVLEADHGGAESVVGRIAVPAHANVAAVRLHGVRRTVTRSLDTAPTPRLTLRPGADGEVAVSWDASRVAEVLLRDAATGEVLAFARGGHGVLRTRTSQLQARFSNGDTRLVRR; this is encoded by the coding sequence ATGGTGTCGGCGCTTTCGCTCAGCGCCGCATGCGGGGGGGACCCCCCGACCAACACAGCTGGGGTCGCCAGGGTCGAGGTCAGTCCGGCTTCTGCCTCCCTCAAGCTCGGCGAGAGCCGCGGCCTCACCGCCCTGACTTACAATGCCAAGGGCGCCATCATCTCGGTGCCGGTAACCTGGGCATCCAGCGCGCCCACGCTTATCTCCGTGGCGTCAACCGGGGTGGCCACTGCCGTCGCCGCCGGAACGGCGACAATCTCGGCGACAGCCGGCGGAAAAAATGCCCAAGTCATCCTGACTGCGGAGCGGCCGAGAGTCGCCCGAGTGGTCCTGGGTGCTGGGCTTCCTGATGAGGTGCTCGTGGGGGCGTCCATCAGCTACCGGGCGAGCCCACTCGACGCCGAAGGGACGGAGGCTCTGGGCTGGGCCCCGGTGTGGACGGTCAGTGACTCTTCGGTCGCGCGGATCGACCAGACGGGACTCCTCCGAGCGGTGGGTGCCGGGGTCACGAATGTGCGCGTGCAGCTGGACACGGCGACCCTCACGACGTCGTTGAGGGTCCGCGGGTCGCTCGACTTGCGCGTGACCGAGCTGGTAGCAGCACAGGTCATCCAGAACGACTCCGGGACGGTCCCGATGATTCGCGGCGGGCTCCCGGTCCTCCTGAGTGCATTTGTTGCGGCAGACGCCCCCCTGGCCCCTCTGGCGTGGCTGCGGGCGAGCTGTGCGGACGAGGTGGGGGTCGAGCAGTGGAAGGACAGTGTCCGCCTCGAGTCGCCGCTCGACGCCGTTCCTCGCACGGGGAGCCCGGCGGCCCAGTGGCTGGTGCCCAATGCGCGCATCGGCACGGGACTTACGTGTCACGTCGTTGCTGACCCGGACGCCCGGGTGCCCGATCCCGACCGGGGCAACAACAGGTTCCCTCGCCTGGGCGGTCGTGGTTTCACTGTCACGGAGGTCCCACCACTGGACATCACCTTCATCCCGATCGTGCTCGGTGCGGACGGCGGGGTGATCGGCAACGTGACTGCCGCGAATGTTGAGCAGTACTTGATCACGACCCGCCAGGTCCTGCCCCTTGGGCAGGTCAACGCGCGTGTTGGGGCACCGTTCACCACGAATGTCGCGTTCGGTGGGGGGCAGGACGCCGCATGGCGGTCGATCCTGCGCGAGGTGGAGGCCAAGCGCCAGCTCGACGGCTATCGCGGCCACTACTACGGAGTCATCCGGCCCGGCGCAGGGATCACCTTCGTTCAGTTCAGCGGCTTCGGATTCATCAGCGGGCGCACGGCGGTTTCGGTGCAGGTGGGGTGGTTCAATCGTGAGTCGGCGGCGCGGGAGACCGTGGCCCACGAGCTCGGGCACAACTTCGGGCGCCCGCACGCGCCGTGCGGCGGGCCGGCCAACCCGGACCCCGGATATCCATTTCCCGAGGCGGAGATCGGGGTGGCGGGCTGGGACGCGTGGAGTGCGTCGACCGGGGGGCGCGGAGAATACCAATCGCCCGCGACAAGGGACTTGATGAGCTATTGCCGTCCACTGTGGATCAGCGAGTACAACTATCGAAAGATGATGGAGGGCCGGAGCGTCCTGTCGTCAGCCGGTGGGGGGACGGGGGACCGTGCCGTGCTTGTGCGTGGTGAATTGGGCGAATCGCCGCGGCTGGACGCACCATTTCTCGTCGAGGCCGGTGACCCATCAGCGACTGTGCGGGGGCGAGGCGTGCGTGTTGAGGTATTGGGTGCCGACGGCGCGGTCGTTGCGTCCGGCTGGTTGCCGGTGCTCGAGGCGGATCACGGAGGCGCTGAGAGCGTGGTGGGGCGCATCGCGGTGCCGGCGCACGCCAACGTCGCTGCGGTACGGCTGCACGGGGTACGGCGGACGGTGACGCGGTCGCTCGATACCGCTCCCACGCCGCGCCTGACGTTGCGCCCTGGTGCTGATGGGGAGGTCGCGGTCAGCTGGGACGCCTCGCGGGTCGCCGAGGTGTTGCTGCGTGACGCCGCGACGGGTGAGGTGCTGGCATTCGCGCGGGGTGGACACGGCGTGTTGCGGACGCGTACCTCGCAGCTGCAGGCGCGGTTCAGCAACGGCGACACCCGTCTGGTGCGGCGGTGA
- the idi gene encoding isopentenyl-diphosphate Delta-isomerase codes for MTASVVEVILVNDRDEEVGRCEKLAAHEQGLLHRAVSVFVFDADGRWLIQQRADGKYHSGGLWSNAACTHPRAGESLEAAVRRAAREELGAELADVTRAFPLVYHAAVGNGLVEHEFDHVFTARLAGPLAPVAAEVSGVAWQPLDALQLAVEADPAAYTPWFRLLLPLVIDHRAARVLPGGPLTT; via the coding sequence GTGACTGCGTCCGTCGTCGAGGTCATTCTCGTCAATGACCGCGATGAAGAGGTCGGTCGCTGCGAGAAGCTGGCCGCTCACGAACAGGGCCTGCTCCATCGGGCGGTGTCCGTATTCGTCTTTGATGCGGATGGGCGGTGGCTCATCCAGCAGCGCGCCGACGGCAAGTACCACAGCGGTGGGCTGTGGTCCAACGCGGCATGCACGCACCCCCGTGCCGGGGAATCCCTGGAGGCGGCGGTGCGGCGCGCGGCCCGAGAGGAACTGGGGGCGGAGCTGGCCGACGTGACACGCGCCTTCCCGTTGGTCTACCACGCGGCAGTCGGGAACGGACTGGTCGAGCACGAATTCGACCACGTGTTCACGGCGCGGCTGGCAGGCCCGCTTGCGCCCGTCGCGGCGGAGGTGTCGGGGGTTGCGTGGCAGCCGCTTGATGCGCTGCAGCTCGCCGTGGAGGCTGACCCCGCCGCCTATACGCCGTGGTTTCGCCTGTTGTTGCCCCTCGTGATCGACCACCGGGCAGCGCGTGTTCTGCCCGGTGGTCCGTTGACGACCTAA
- a CDS encoding S9 family peptidase has protein sequence MRSTPLAALLFVAPAILSGQTSPMAPAPARVRANWELAEKFNPEAMRRVTYSTAVAARFVGKTDSLWYNWRDEAGTRFMLVFPPTKVKQPLFDHVKLAAALATAHKKPYEPNRLPFTTLNFTKDHKAIRFTVDTVRYEWSLAGEALRALGRPPRGDSLPPDEERSEGGGGQGGGGGGGGGQFGNQQGDFRNWSPDSSAFVFARDHNLYLVEKGRTDTLKISTDGEKNRSFGFRDTTQTQQQDDSTQTQGGQGRNRDPRVRANVTWSPDSRAFVITRNDARKVKELYLVNALATPRPALVSYSYAMPGEADVAQQELYQYRRGETAVKAVAVGKWRDQRLFFQHWPSGSDRLRLVRRDRLQRNLELIEVDLASGTIKTLITESVDNANLEQQAPRYTKTGGDIIWWSERSGWGHYYLYDHNGTYKKPLTSGAWRADQVAQIDTTGGVIFISGVGREAGENVYQRHLYRVNADGTGLALLDAGDADHQAIMLPTRRYFVDNASRPDLPPKALVRDAMGRQVMELESMDLAQLKAMGWRAPTPFLVKAADGTTDIYGNMWKPFDFDSTRKYPIIASIYPGPQTEQVNVGFNAGGTQQQLAQLGFIVIQIGNRGGNPLRSNAYQNYSYFNLRDYALADKKAGIEQLAARHSFIDIDRVGIFGHSGGGFLTGAALLLPPYNDFFKVGVSSAGNHDNNIYNQNWSEQYHGLREVPVRADSARRRTATAASGRSPVSDVQPAGDSTRFEIKVPTNAELAGNLKGRLLLVHGDMDNNVHPGGTIRLVEALIKANKRFDMMILPGKPHGFGDMQPYFNRMLMEYFAEHLLGDYYRAGATIR, from the coding sequence ATGCGCTCCACGCCACTCGCTGCCCTCCTCTTCGTCGCTCCCGCCATCCTGTCCGGCCAGACGTCGCCGATGGCGCCGGCTCCCGCCCGCGTGCGTGCGAACTGGGAACTTGCCGAGAAGTTCAACCCGGAGGCGATGCGACGGGTGACCTACAGCACCGCAGTCGCGGCCCGGTTTGTCGGCAAGACCGACTCCCTGTGGTACAACTGGCGCGACGAGGCAGGCACCCGCTTCATGCTGGTGTTCCCGCCGACCAAGGTGAAGCAGCCGTTGTTCGACCACGTCAAGCTCGCCGCGGCGCTGGCCACGGCCCACAAGAAGCCCTATGAGCCGAACCGGCTCCCCTTCACGACACTCAATTTCACCAAGGACCACAAGGCGATCCGCTTCACGGTGGACACCGTGCGGTACGAGTGGTCCCTCGCCGGGGAAGCGCTGCGCGCCCTGGGACGTCCACCACGCGGAGATTCGCTCCCACCAGATGAAGAGCGGAGCGAGGGAGGCGGCGGACAGGGCGGCGGTGGCGGTGGCGGTGGCGGGCAGTTCGGCAACCAGCAAGGCGATTTCCGTAATTGGTCCCCCGACAGCTCGGCCTTCGTCTTCGCGCGTGACCACAACCTGTATCTGGTCGAGAAGGGACGCACCGACACCCTGAAGATCTCCACCGACGGAGAGAAGAACCGTTCCTTTGGGTTCCGGGACACCACGCAGACGCAGCAGCAAGACGACTCCACCCAAACGCAGGGCGGCCAGGGCCGCAATCGGGACCCGCGGGTGCGCGCCAACGTCACGTGGTCGCCGGACAGTCGGGCCTTTGTGATCACGCGGAATGACGCCCGCAAGGTGAAGGAGCTCTACCTGGTGAATGCGCTGGCGACCCCGCGCCCCGCCCTGGTTTCCTACAGCTATGCCATGCCGGGGGAAGCGGATGTGGCGCAACAGGAGCTCTACCAGTACCGACGCGGCGAAACGGCGGTGAAGGCGGTCGCCGTGGGCAAGTGGCGCGATCAGCGCCTCTTCTTCCAGCATTGGCCGTCAGGCTCGGACCGCTTGCGCCTCGTGCGACGCGATCGCCTGCAGCGCAATCTCGAACTCATCGAGGTCGACCTGGCCTCAGGTACGATCAAGACCCTGATCACGGAATCGGTCGACAACGCCAACCTGGAGCAACAAGCGCCGCGGTACACCAAGACCGGCGGCGACATCATCTGGTGGTCTGAACGGTCCGGCTGGGGCCACTACTACCTGTATGACCACAACGGGACGTACAAGAAGCCCCTGACCTCGGGCGCCTGGCGCGCCGACCAGGTCGCCCAGATCGATACCACGGGTGGCGTCATTTTCATCAGCGGGGTGGGACGCGAGGCTGGTGAGAACGTGTACCAGCGGCACCTCTACCGCGTGAATGCCGACGGGACGGGGCTCGCCCTCCTCGACGCCGGGGACGCCGACCACCAGGCCATCATGCTGCCCACGCGTCGCTACTTCGTGGACAATGCCTCGCGGCCCGACCTCCCGCCGAAGGCCCTCGTGCGCGACGCCATGGGACGCCAGGTCATGGAACTGGAGTCGATGGACCTCGCCCAGCTCAAGGCGATGGGCTGGCGGGCGCCGACCCCCTTCCTCGTCAAGGCCGCAGACGGCACCACGGACATCTACGGCAACATGTGGAAGCCGTTCGACTTTGACTCCACGCGCAAGTACCCAATCATCGCCAGCATCTACCCCGGCCCGCAGACGGAACAGGTCAACGTGGGATTCAACGCCGGGGGAACGCAGCAGCAACTCGCGCAGCTCGGCTTCATTGTCATCCAGATCGGCAACCGCGGCGGCAACCCGCTGCGCTCCAACGCCTACCAGAACTACTCGTACTTCAACCTCCGGGACTACGCCCTCGCCGACAAGAAGGCGGGCATCGAGCAGCTCGCCGCGCGGCATTCCTTCATCGACATCGATCGCGTGGGGATTTTCGGCCACTCCGGCGGCGGTTTCCTCACCGGGGCCGCGCTCTTGCTGCCCCCCTACAATGACTTCTTCAAGGTCGGCGTGTCGTCTGCCGGCAACCACGACAACAACATCTACAACCAGAACTGGAGCGAGCAGTACCATGGGCTCCGCGAGGTCCCCGTGCGCGCGGATAGCGCGCGCCGACGGACGGCCACCGCAGCGTCCGGACGTTCTCCGGTGAGCGACGTCCAGCCAGCCGGTGACAGCACGCGCTTCGAGATCAAGGTGCCGACCAACGCCGAACTCGCCGGTAACCTGAAGGGACGTCTCCTCCTGGTGCACGGCGACATGGACAATAACGTGCACCCGGGCGGGACGATCCGGCTCGTCGAGGCGCTGATCAAGGCAAACAAGCGGTTCGACATGATGATCCTGCCGGGCAAGCCGCACGGCTTCGGCGACATGCAGCCCTACTTCAACCGGATGCTCATGGAGTACTTCGCCGAGCACCTCCTCGGCGACTACTACCGGGCCGGCGCGACGATTCGTTAG
- a CDS encoding S8 family peptidase — MGASVTSGAEVMATWDKALRGYAVRATAEQLRAIRADARVKFVEPNGRVSITATQSPTPSWGLDRIDQANLPLDNSYTYPSTAAGVHVYTIDTGILLTHNDFAGRMSNGFDAITSGGTANDCHGHGTHVSGTIGGTTYGVAKGVTFHPVRVLNCSGSGTNTQVINGINWVAANKIQPAVANMSLGGSFSAALNTASNNLVIAGVVLAVASGNSSADACSFSPASADSAISVNASTITDARASFSNFGTCTDIFAPGNNIVSDYIGSNSATATLSGTSMASPHVAGAAALYRAANPGDTPGQVKAALLAGATVNKITNPGAGSPNRLLNIQFIGGGGGGNQPPTADFTVTCTAGVNCIANASPSTDDGGFGNLTFAWANNVGRPAKTANPATYNYNAGNPSKNTFNLTLTVTDAGGLTSSVTKAVVIPPASGGNMPPVADFTITCTAGVKCVLNASSSTDDNGLGNLTFAWTATGGRPSKTGNPIQYLKAVSGYPNTFDVTLTATDAGGLTNAITKTVTIP, encoded by the coding sequence ATGGGGGCGTCGGTGACCTCGGGTGCCGAGGTGATGGCAACGTGGGACAAGGCCCTGCGTGGGTATGCCGTACGCGCCACGGCCGAGCAGCTCCGGGCAATCCGCGCCGATGCTCGGGTCAAGTTTGTTGAGCCGAACGGCCGCGTCAGCATCACCGCGACGCAGAGCCCGACGCCGTCCTGGGGCCTGGACCGGATCGACCAGGCGAACCTGCCCCTCGACAACAGCTACACCTACCCGTCGACCGCGGCCGGTGTGCACGTGTACACCATCGACACGGGCATCCTGCTCACGCACAACGACTTTGCCGGGCGCATGAGCAATGGGTTCGACGCGATCACCAGCGGCGGGACGGCGAACGACTGCCATGGTCACGGCACGCACGTGTCGGGAACGATCGGCGGCACCACCTACGGCGTTGCCAAGGGCGTCACGTTCCACCCGGTTCGCGTGCTGAACTGCTCCGGTTCCGGTACGAACACGCAGGTCATCAACGGGATCAACTGGGTCGCCGCAAACAAGATCCAGCCGGCCGTCGCCAACATGTCCCTTGGTGGTTCGTTCAGCGCGGCGCTCAACACCGCGTCGAATAACCTCGTGATCGCCGGCGTGGTGCTCGCGGTCGCCTCCGGCAACAGCAGCGCCGACGCCTGCAGTTTCTCGCCGGCCAGCGCAGACTCCGCGATCTCGGTGAACGCCTCGACGATCACGGATGCACGCGCGAGTTTCTCCAACTTCGGCACCTGCACGGACATCTTCGCGCCCGGTAACAACATCGTCTCGGACTACATCGGCAGCAACAGTGCGACGGCGACGCTCTCCGGTACCTCGATGGCTTCCCCCCACGTTGCCGGAGCGGCCGCGCTCTACCGTGCCGCGAACCCCGGCGACACCCCCGGCCAGGTGAAGGCCGCGCTGCTCGCCGGCGCCACCGTTAACAAGATCACCAACCCGGGTGCCGGCAGCCCGAATCGCCTCCTCAACATCCAGTTCATCGGCGGCGGCGGTGGCGGCAACCAGCCCCCGACGGCGGACTTCACCGTCACTTGCACGGCTGGCGTGAACTGCATCGCCAACGCCAGCCCCTCCACGGATGACGGTGGCTTCGGCAACCTCACGTTCGCCTGGGCAAACAACGTAGGCCGCCCGGCGAAGACAGCGAATCCGGCGACCTACAACTACAACGCGGGCAACCCGTCAAAGAACACTTTCAACCTGACCTTGACGGTGACCGATGCCGGTGGACTGACGAGCAGTGTCACGAAGGCAGTTGTCATTCCGCCGGCCAGCGGAGGGAACATGCCGCCGGTCGCGGACTTCACCATCACTTGCACGGCGGGGGTGAAGTGCGTCCTCAATGCCTCGAGCTCGACCGACGACAACGGCCTGGGCAACCTGACCTTTGCGTGGACCGCCACCGGCGGCCGCCCGAGCAAGACGGGCAATCCGATCCAGTACCTGAAGGCGGTTTCGGGGTATCCCAACACCTTCGACGTCACGCTGACGGCGACAGACGCTGGCGGTCTGACGAACGCGATCACCAAGACCGTCACGATCCCCTGA
- a CDS encoding HDOD domain-containing protein, whose translation MLRDFFRRLAPTPPASPPSRPNTTSAPVAPTLLDPPARTTTLPDREVGDVNAWLALEVNHRIAAVRETLARQDREGDAPAFLDGLAAGFDAVVRQPPLAAQRALSVSRDPRASASQLVSLVETDPGLSQGLLRYANSAFYAGAGGRVVSLMNAVNRVGTSGVHNVVLRTMVDGLLCRPGGHFQSWVDMTWEHMVRVAPIARDLSKPFGVSPDEAYLLGLLHDVGKLVIFDRLGELRRQLRREVRLPPAMTSLLLQFLHETLGGLAALQWGLGAQVAHAIATHRRSPVPEMLDSRCELIYVAERLDLWRIRPEAVEESAPLADWWRDGALNAPLEPVERLVANLPEAAATGAGD comes from the coding sequence ATGCTCCGAGACTTCTTTCGACGGCTCGCTCCCACGCCGCCGGCGTCGCCGCCGTCGCGTCCCAATACGACGTCGGCACCGGTCGCTCCGACGCTCCTCGACCCGCCTGCGCGAACGACGACACTGCCAGATCGTGAGGTCGGTGACGTGAATGCGTGGCTCGCCCTGGAGGTGAACCATCGGATCGCGGCGGTTCGTGAGACGCTCGCTCGACAGGACCGCGAGGGCGATGCTCCCGCCTTTCTCGATGGACTGGCCGCCGGATTCGACGCCGTCGTTCGACAGCCGCCACTCGCGGCTCAGCGCGCCCTGTCCGTGTCGAGGGATCCGCGTGCATCGGCGTCCCAGCTGGTCTCCCTGGTCGAGACGGACCCCGGGCTGAGTCAGGGGCTGCTCCGCTACGCCAACTCCGCGTTTTATGCAGGCGCCGGCGGGCGCGTGGTCTCGCTCATGAACGCCGTCAATCGGGTGGGCACAAGCGGCGTCCACAATGTGGTGTTGCGCACCATGGTTGACGGCTTGCTCTGCCGGCCAGGCGGACACTTCCAGTCATGGGTGGACATGACCTGGGAGCACATGGTGCGGGTCGCCCCGATCGCCAGGGACCTGTCCAAGCCGTTCGGCGTCAGCCCCGACGAGGCCTACCTCCTTGGCTTGCTACACGACGTGGGAAAGTTGGTCATTTTCGACCGGCTGGGAGAATTGCGGCGCCAATTGCGGCGTGAGGTTCGCCTGCCGCCCGCGATGACCTCCCTCCTGCTGCAGTTCCTCCACGAGACCCTCGGCGGGCTCGCAGCGCTCCAATGGGGGCTTGGCGCGCAGGTCGCGCATGCCATCGCGACCCATCGACGCTCACCAGTGCCGGAGATGCTCGATTCCCGGTGCGAACTGATCTACGTCGCTGAGCGGCTCGACCTGTGGCGCATACGCCCCGAAGCGGTGGAGGAATCCGCACCGCTTGCCGACTGGTGGCGGGATGGGGCCCTGAACGCGCCCCTCGAGCCGGTGGAGCGCCTGGTGGCGAACCTGCCCGAGGCTGCAGCGACGGGGGCGGGGGACTGA
- a CDS encoding SRPBCC family protein — protein MSHLLQVSQRLPHAVEQVFDFFSRAENLAAITPPSLGFEILTPLPVDMRAGARIDYRIRLHGMPMKWRTRIAEWNPPLGFVDVQERGPYALWEHSHRFRSDGPDATVMDDEVRYELPFGALGSLALPLVRRQLRGIFEYRRAAVEGLFRDKYGSR, from the coding sequence ATGTCTCACCTCCTGCAGGTTTCGCAACGCCTCCCCCATGCGGTGGAGCAGGTGTTCGACTTTTTCTCGCGCGCGGAGAACCTCGCCGCCATCACCCCGCCTTCGCTGGGGTTTGAGATCCTGACTCCACTGCCGGTGGACATGCGGGCTGGTGCTCGCATCGACTACCGGATTCGACTCCATGGCATGCCGATGAAGTGGCGGACCCGAATCGCGGAGTGGAACCCCCCGCTGGGGTTCGTGGATGTGCAAGAGCGGGGGCCGTACGCCCTCTGGGAGCACAGTCACCGCTTCCGCTCGGACGGTCCGGATGCGACCGTGATGGACGATGAGGTCCGCTATGAACTTCCGTTCGGGGCGCTCGGCTCGCTCGCCCTTCCGCTCGTGCGCCGGCAGCTCCGGGGCATTTTCGAGTATCGCAGGGCCGCCGTGGAGGGGCTGTTCCGCGACAAGTACGGTTCGCGTTAA